The nucleotide window CCCCTTGAACCACGAAAACCTGATCCCCCTATCAAGCCCGATGTAGATTTCCCGCTGAACGACGAACGACCCCAAGCCCAGCTTTCATACAAATGTTGTTAGACCACTGGAGAAACTGGGGGAATGTGAAAGATCCATTGGTACCACAATTGGAATCAGGAGCGTAGTGAAGTCGCTCTTTCTGGCCGCCGACCTGCTTGATTTCATAATCGCCGTCACCGACAATGGAGTAGCCAACAAAATCGCGCAGACCGCTGTTCCACGCTTCGCGCATCTTGCCCGCGAGGTCGTCGTCCACCAGCGTCAGCGTGCAGATGATGCCTTCGTTCCTTTCGTCGTCCTTGCCCCAGTGCGGCTCGCTGTATTCGCCGACCTTGTTCTTGGCGATTCCCGCCTGTTGCTTGACCGGAATAGCGTCGTCTGGAACGTGGTTGAAATACTCCGGGCTGAACTCGAAGGCATAGGCGGGCACTTCGTCAAAGCGAGGCATAGCCTCCTTGAGCATGGCCGGTTCGTAGAAATACCGGTGGCCTTCCGGGCACAGATCGTGGGAGAGACCGGCCTTGATGACCATGACCTCCCACTTCCGCCCGGTCTGATCGCCCGCCAGAATCCGGGCTTCCGAGATCCGTATGAACCTGATTCGGTGCATATCCTGAACATACGTCCCTTGACGCTCTACATCAAGCCCTTGAGAAACAAACTACTACAAGGTTCGCACGAAAGTGGTAGGGGTTCATATAGTCTCTGAAAAGGCAGCTTGCGAAATCAGGCAATTGATCGCGTTAAAGATTTGTTTTCGACTGAATGTTGCGAATTGCCTTTTGGAAAGGAATGTTGTATATTCGATCAGATTTTATTGACCCGTCAGCAAGTTACCCATCGCTTATGTAGTATCTCGCTTCCCATGAAGCCTGAGAAGCCAGAACCGATTTCGCTTCCCCAAAGAAGTCATCAGAAATACAGTCCACTGAGACAGACCTTGCCACAGACATCGTTGGCGAGGTCTGTCTCTCTTTCAGGTCTGCCAAATTCAGAAAGGTCATGGATGGTTAAGCTCTTAGTCCTCTTTGCATCAGTAGTGATTCTCTCTGCAAGTGTCGGAGCTCAGTGGAGCGATGACCCGCAAGGGCATATCCGGCATGCATGTGGGCCTTACAGTGTGCTTAGCGCTAACTCAAGCATCGTCTCTGATGGTATAGGTGGAGCGTTTTTCACGACGGGGTTTTCAACGGCGTCCTGGCATGATGAATCGCGCCTGTGGATCGTTCATGTGAATGCGGATGGTTACCTCACGCTAGAGGGTGACGAATGTCCTGACATGCTGAGAGTCGACAGTATGCAATACGGCAGCAGCCGTATAGTCGCAGGAGCGAGACTCGTCAAGTCGGAGCCGGAAGGCACTGTAATCGTATTGCTTGAGAGGTACTTACTGGACGATTTTAGCCAACCCACATATGATGGAGTGGTCGTCGCGAAGTTTGACACGTTGAGCTTAAGTGGGTTCGGCAGGGTACTAATTTCTGATACAACCATACATCTTATCGGAAGAGGGTATGAGGGTCTCTGGGACTTTCAGGGGCCATATGGCGGTCACAGCGATCTGCGCGGTGGCCTGCACATGTCATTCCAAAATCTAACAACGGGCGAGCGATACTACAATCACTTGTCGGCAGAAGGAACATTGCGTTACCCTTTGCCTGGCGTTTCTCTGCGCGGCCTGTATTTGTATGCTGATGGAGCAGGTGGCATACTTGACACGTGGAGCAATGAATCGCAGATGTACGCACAGCGATACAATGCGTTGGGCGACTCGGTTTTTGAATCAGGAGGGCGTCTTGTTTCTGTAGTTGGTACCGGCGGCCCCTTATTCACTCTTGCTCCTAACCGCATATTATATCGGACAGCCGAGGATAGTGGAGGAGGGAACTATTTTCAGTATGTTTTCCTATTGGACACCAATGTAGCAAATTTGTGGGAACCACTGGGTCGGGACTTTCGAGTAGGTGACACATTCGTTGGAGCCATTCTTCCCGACAAGACCGGCGGGTTCTTCTACTTTGAGCGGGATAGTGCTCTTGATACCATGTCCACGGTCCATCGGTACGGGACGCAAGCTGAACTGTTGGCATCCGGAGTTCACAGTCACCGTTCATTGTGGCAGGCGGATGCGCTCGGCGGCGGCTATTATTACGGAATGAACGCAGCCATGCACTCAGGAGGTGTCTGGCGCTGGGAAGCAGATATGACACCAGCGTGGGAAGATTCGATTCTTGTGTGGCAATGTGATACATGCGGTTCAGAGAAGTACATGGCAGCAGAAGGAGGCAGTTTGATTGGAGCCCTCGGCACGTCATCAGGTTTTGCGTTTTATCATCTCAATTCGGACGGTAGGTTAGGCCCGCGAACTAATGTCGACCTGCCTCCAACATTGATGCCAGATAAGTTTCAAATCGTCTCTGTTTATCCGAATCCTTTTAACGGTCCATTGCACATCCAGTTCAAGAGCAATACGAGTCGAAGCGTGAGGTTAGTAGTGTACGATGTACTGGGGCGCGAGATTAGTGTGGGTGAACCCCGTTGGGTGTCCGCCGGACTTTCGGAGTGGGTATGGGATCTTCAGAATTCGACAAGCGGGGTCTTTTATCTCAGGCTCGAGTCAGGTAATCGAGAACTCGGGGGAATCACTCGTGCAATTCCAATCGTTCATCTGAAATGAAACCTCGTTTCGTGAGCAGGACGATAAACAGGCTCGCACCGTTTGAACAATTTCCCCCAAGTAACAGAAAAGGAGTACAAAATGAACGCGCGACTATTGGCAGTCTTCGTCATAGTGAGCATTTGTTCTTTGGCTCTAGGGGCACCTTTTGACAGCGGGCCGAAGGAGTTCACTCAACCTGGTGGCACGAAGTTTTTCGGTCGATATTACGGAGACGAGTTCGAAAGTTTTCTGCGAACGTCGGATGGGTACACATTCGTGGGCAGAACTCCTGATGGTTCTGAAGGGCCGTACGAATATGCGGCAATCGGTGGCGACGGGAATTTCGTGGGAAGCGGGAAATACGTGGGCATTGATCCTGCTCCCGCTGAGGCATACATGCTCGACCGGTGCTGTGCAGCAAAGGACGCCATACTTGTACGCATGACAGAATTCTATAATTGGTTGGACGGCAGCGGCGATCTCGACAATTGGCGTGATAGCACGCTGATGGCATGCGCAGCCAATGACACTCTTGTGATCAACGTCGGCCTTCTTTTGATTGACTTTCCCGACAGATTGCACGTTGAGAGTTGTATCGACACTGTAGGCACTCCGGATCCGTGCCTGATCTACGCAGGTCAGAAGCCGCGTCATATCAACAACATGATGAACTCGATCGGTACGTATCATGGGTACCAGCCGGGGCACGCGATCTGGCACGGAAATCACAATCCGAATCTGCACCCAACGTGGCAACAGCGGGTATACGGGAGCTTCCGTGAATATTGGCGAGAAGTGAGCTACAGTTTATGGGATGTGAGATCCACGATAATAAATGCAAATGATGGACTGGATTGGGCCGATTGGATTACCACAGACAGCAGTCAGTGGTGTTACACCCCGCAAAGTCTGGCAAACCACGTCAAGCAGAAGGCGCGCGATAGAGGATGGAGTGTAGACAACTATCATCAGATTATCATTTTCTACCCGGGAGACATTCGAGGCGCGCTCTACAATGGTCATGACCAGCTGTTCTACATGTTGGCGTTCAGCTCAGATCCAGAATGCGTCCTCGTGCCACTTGGCGGGCCGGATACTCAAATGGGCTGGAGATTCGCCCATATCGGAACAATGGCACACGAGTGGGGTCACCTCATTGGCTGGACGGACTTTCGCGCTGCAGGGCTCGCTTCGCTCATGGCACAAGGCAATGGATTGGGGCCGTCTGGGAACGGTGAGGCTCGGCCGTGCAGACTTGGTGCGCTGCTTGAGCACCAGATTGGCTGGTTAGAATGCATGTCTCAGGATCAAATCGGTGGAATTGTGGAGTTGACCTCCAGTCAGCATGTGGACATGCCCGTTCCGACTGAGAATAGCCACACTGTCTGCAGTTTTGGCAATTTCCTGCTTGAGGGACGCCATATTCGGAAAAATCTTCCGTACGAGGAGCCCATTCGTGGACAGTATTGGCAGGGTGTCGACGACTTCATGTTTCAAGGTGAACTTCCAGTGGGAACGAATCAGGCGCAAATGGTGATTTGGGATACAACCTGCTCTACATATTACTGGGACAATTTCCATTGCAACAGTGTTGTTCGAAACAGCTCCAGCCTTACTTACATGTGGCGTGCGGACCCAGCGGGCGGAGACTTTCAGTGGTGGGCGTGGCCGGGAGAATTTGCACATTCACCTAACACACTCAACTGGACGCCGTTCACGTTTCCAAACACGGGCACAACGGGCAGTGCTATCTTGAATATTCTTCCGAACGATGCGGATAGTACGCTTGGATTTGATTTCGTACTGAATTCGCCTCAGAATGGGCCGCTTACGATCACGCAGCCGGTTTACGCATACAAGGAGTACCAGTTCACTGACGATGTGATTATCGCTGCCGGAGGCGAGCTGTGGGCTCAAGCACCTTACCAAGGGACGATGTCAACCCTGAAGTTTGGAGCGGGTAAGAATCTGATCGTGTCACCTGGCGGTTTCATTAAAGCCCGTGGTGCGAGTGGCACGAACCGCGCGCTGTTCCAAGGTATTAACACCGATCCACCAAATGCGTGGGGTGGAATCGTCTTCAACGGAACCGATTGGCAGAACCAGCTCGAGTTGTGCAGAGTAAGCGATGCAGACACGGGAATCACCGTGGGAGTGAATGCGTCGGCTTCGGTGGTCAACTGCGAGATCAATGCCCACTATGCGGGAGTTAAGACTCTGACCACCAGCTCAACCATCAATCTCGCTGGTGATTCGCTTACTACACCGAGCTATGCAATCTATAGTCCGGCGGGCACGATCAACTTCTCCGGGCGCAATTCGATCAAGGGGATCTACTTGGGTGGCGGCTTGCTGTCATTCGCACCCGGTAGTGACATCCGGATCAAGCCGGATAGCTACATTCATTGCTACGGAAGCTTTGACGCAAGCGGCACCGCTGCGCAACCGATAATCTTTCAACGGAGTGGTGCGACAGCATGGGCTGGAATTCGTATCGAGGACCACGGCACCAACAACCACATGAGTTACGCGACGGTAAAAGGAGCGAGACACGGCATAATTGTAAGTAACAGTAGCCGAGCAATGTTGGATCACATTACCGTTCAGGACTGTGAAAGTGGCGTCGTGTATACCTGGTACTCAAGCGGCAGCCTGACCAACAGCACGATTCGCAACAACAGCAAGCGTGGGGTTTTTTTGCTGCATAACAACGCGAGCCTCAACAACAACGCGGTTTACAACAACGGCTGGTACGGTCTCCGCATGTGGGGCTGCAACTACTCGAGCATTATGTACAATACGGTCCACGACAACGGTATCCTTCACGACCCGAATGATGCGTACTGGACGGGAATCCAACTTCTCGAAGGCGCCGCGCATCTGACCTGCAATGATGTATATGAAAACGAGGGACCGGGAATGCTTGTCCTACCCCAAGGATTCGGGTACATGGGGAATGGCGGCGGACATAATGACTTTCGAGATAATAACCAAGCCATATCGATAGGAAGACCGGATTTGGGTCAGTTGTGCTTGTTGTCGGGCCGCGCTGACATCAATTGTGGCATGAATACTTTTGAGGATGCCGAGGATCAGCACGTCCTGATCTATGAAATGCCGCTACCAATCCCTGACAATCGCCGGTTCGAGTTCAGCTATTGGGGAACAACCGATATCGGAAACATTCTGGATCGAATCCCAGGTGATCCTGACATTCTGCCGATCCTCGAGGTGGACGCAACTTGTCCGCCCGATCCGAACATCCCGGTTGAATGCATGGAGGAAGAGGAGCACAGTGTGTTCCTTGAGGGCTGGGAACATGAGATGGCTGCTCAATTCAACACAGCGGTCGAACGCTACGAGAATTATCTGAACTTATATCCTGGCGGCAAGTACGAGGCGTTGACCATAGACCGGTTGCTCTTCTGCAAGAAGGCACAGGATTGGAGTTGGTCAGACACTCGGAACTATTTCCTGCAAATGGCTCAAGACAGTTCAAAGGATTCCTCTTTCGTGGCTTTGTGTAAAGCCAATGCCGCGTGGTGTTTGATTGAAATGGACGATTGGTACGGAGGTTATGAAGAACTGGTGGC belongs to bacterium and includes:
- a CDS encoding T9SS type A sorting domain-containing protein, whose protein sequence is MRNQAIDRVKDLFSTECCELPFGKECCIFDQILLTRQQVTHRLCSISLPMKPEKPEPISLPQRSHQKYSPLRQTLPQTSLARSVSLSGLPNSERSWMVKLLVLFASVVILSASVGAQWSDDPQGHIRHACGPYSVLSANSSIVSDGIGGAFFTTGFSTASWHDESRLWIVHVNADGYLTLEGDECPDMLRVDSMQYGSSRIVAGARLVKSEPEGTVIVLLERYLLDDFSQPTYDGVVVAKFDTLSLSGFGRVLISDTTIHLIGRGYEGLWDFQGPYGGHSDLRGGLHMSFQNLTTGERYYNHLSAEGTLRYPLPGVSLRGLYLYADGAGGILDTWSNESQMYAQRYNALGDSVFESGGRLVSVVGTGGPLFTLAPNRILYRTAEDSGGGNYFQYVFLLDTNVANLWEPLGRDFRVGDTFVGAILPDKTGGFFYFERDSALDTMSTVHRYGTQAELLASGVHSHRSLWQADALGGGYYYGMNAAMHSGGVWRWEADMTPAWEDSILVWQCDTCGSEKYMAAEGGSLIGALGTSSGFAFYHLNSDGRLGPRTNVDLPPTLMPDKFQIVSVYPNPFNGPLHIQFKSNTSRSVRLVVYDVLGREISVGEPRWVSAGLSEWVWDLQNSTSGVFYLRLESGNRELGGITRAIPIVHLK
- a CDS encoding right-handed parallel beta-helix repeat-containing protein → MNARLLAVFVIVSICSLALGAPFDSGPKEFTQPGGTKFFGRYYGDEFESFLRTSDGYTFVGRTPDGSEGPYEYAAIGGDGNFVGSGKYVGIDPAPAEAYMLDRCCAAKDAILVRMTEFYNWLDGSGDLDNWRDSTLMACAANDTLVINVGLLLIDFPDRLHVESCIDTVGTPDPCLIYAGQKPRHINNMMNSIGTYHGYQPGHAIWHGNHNPNLHPTWQQRVYGSFREYWREVSYSLWDVRSTIINANDGLDWADWITTDSSQWCYTPQSLANHVKQKARDRGWSVDNYHQIIIFYPGDIRGALYNGHDQLFYMLAFSSDPECVLVPLGGPDTQMGWRFAHIGTMAHEWGHLIGWTDFRAAGLASLMAQGNGLGPSGNGEARPCRLGALLEHQIGWLECMSQDQIGGIVELTSSQHVDMPVPTENSHTVCSFGNFLLEGRHIRKNLPYEEPIRGQYWQGVDDFMFQGELPVGTNQAQMVIWDTTCSTYYWDNFHCNSVVRNSSSLTYMWRADPAGGDFQWWAWPGEFAHSPNTLNWTPFTFPNTGTTGSAILNILPNDADSTLGFDFVLNSPQNGPLTITQPVYAYKEYQFTDDVIIAAGGELWAQAPYQGTMSTLKFGAGKNLIVSPGGFIKARGASGTNRALFQGINTDPPNAWGGIVFNGTDWQNQLELCRVSDADTGITVGVNASASVVNCEINAHYAGVKTLTTSSTINLAGDSLTTPSYAIYSPAGTINFSGRNSIKGIYLGGGLLSFAPGSDIRIKPDSYIHCYGSFDASGTAAQPIIFQRSGATAWAGIRIEDHGTNNHMSYATVKGARHGIIVSNSSRAMLDHITVQDCESGVVYTWYSSGSLTNSTIRNNSKRGVFLLHNNASLNNNAVYNNGWYGLRMWGCNYSSIMYNTVHDNGILHDPNDAYWTGIQLLEGAAHLTCNDVYENEGPGMLVLPQGFGYMGNGGGHNDFRDNNQAISIGRPDLGQLCLLSGRADINCGMNTFEDAEDQHVLIYEMPLPIPDNRRFEFSYWGTTDIGNILDRIPGDPDILPILEVDATCPPDPNIPVECMEEEEHSVFLEGWEHEMAAQFNTAVERYENYLNLYPGGKYEALTIDRLLFCKKAQDWSWSDTRNYFLQMAQDSSKDSSFVALCKANAAWCLIEMDDWYGGYEELVALIDTSLKEYAYLSVSLKTLLAELKADESEILSIPGDGNGRSDGSSIDETAATFEAKLADVDNKLSALLAQYRPPDGPPQTQQVPVIPTTFALYQNYPNPFNPVTEIRFDLPEKAAVELRVFNTLGQLVATIVEETRNAGFYEVQWDASGFSSGMYVCQLRAGNFVDSKKMLLLR